The following are encoded in a window of Sphaerisporangium siamense genomic DNA:
- a CDS encoding Fic family protein → MADYLEASWPVAWDAPGKRDRRGGIYRAYVPDRLLGRQVAMPPEIAEAAAEAERLVRLLIAHPASHGVDGLARFLLRSEAIASSRIEGLQVSPQQVALAELAGSDAGVSHGFTATARLVANNVTALRRAVTDLVGADVLSVAHIVDLHRVLLPDERQHGLRQVQNWIGGGQWHPLDAEFVPPPPEQVAPLMDDLVAFMNGAHHAPIVQAAIVHAQFETIHPFTDGNGRVGRALIHTVLARRGLTPNAILPISLVLLTQSDRYVAGLTAYRYVGAPSTVEARSALGSWLRVFIAAATTAVEQAKEFADALTELHDEWCERHYAFRRSQGLRAVPRAGSAVERLRDLLPAVPVVTARTVERLLSVTHPAARQALEELAKARILHPKQVERNTTGYLAREIFDLLTMTERRLASTRWDTRDTPPNRAVPARPQK, encoded by the coding sequence GTGGCCGATTACCTAGAGGCATCGTGGCCGGTGGCCTGGGACGCGCCTGGCAAGCGTGACCGGCGTGGGGGTATCTATCGCGCTTATGTCCCTGATCGGCTCCTCGGACGTCAGGTCGCCATGCCACCCGAGATCGCCGAGGCGGCGGCGGAGGCCGAGCGCCTTGTCCGGCTTTTGATTGCACACCCGGCAAGTCACGGTGTAGATGGTTTGGCGCGCTTCCTCCTGAGATCGGAGGCGATCGCGTCGTCCCGTATCGAAGGGCTCCAGGTGTCGCCCCAACAGGTGGCGCTCGCGGAACTCGCCGGTTCGGATGCCGGCGTCTCGCATGGATTCACCGCGACGGCGCGATTGGTCGCCAACAATGTGACCGCGCTGCGTCGGGCTGTCACCGACCTTGTCGGCGCCGATGTGCTCTCCGTTGCCCACATCGTGGATCTTCATCGTGTGTTGCTGCCGGACGAGAGGCAACACGGCCTCCGGCAGGTACAGAACTGGATCGGCGGCGGCCAATGGCATCCCTTGGACGCGGAGTTCGTTCCTCCTCCGCCTGAGCAGGTGGCACCGCTCATGGACGACCTCGTGGCCTTCATGAACGGCGCGCACCACGCTCCCATCGTCCAGGCGGCCATCGTGCACGCGCAGTTCGAGACGATCCACCCTTTCACCGATGGAAACGGCAGGGTCGGGCGGGCCCTCATCCACACGGTGCTCGCGCGACGTGGTTTGACCCCTAATGCCATTCTCCCGATCAGCCTCGTGCTACTTACGCAGTCCGATCGGTACGTCGCCGGGTTGACGGCGTATCGCTATGTCGGCGCCCCCTCCACTGTCGAAGCTCGCTCGGCGCTCGGCTCCTGGCTGCGGGTCTTCATCGCGGCCGCTACGACAGCTGTCGAACAGGCGAAGGAGTTCGCCGACGCGTTGACGGAACTGCATGATGAGTGGTGCGAGCGCCATTACGCCTTCCGTAGATCACAAGGGTTGAGAGCGGTTCCACGTGCGGGTTCCGCCGTCGAACGCCTTCGCGACTTGCTGCCGGCCGTCCCCGTGGTGACGGCGCGCACGGTCGAGCGCCTATTGTCGGTTACTCATCCGGCGGCGCGTCAGGCGCTGGAAGAGCTCGCGAAGGCGCGCATTCTCCATCCCAAGCAGGTCGAGAGAAACACCACGGGGTACCTGGCACGAGAGATCTTCGATCTGCTCACGATGACCGAACGCCGCTTGGCCAGCACGCGCTGGGACACCCGCGACACACCGCCCAACCGGGCGGTCCCAGCGCGCCCACAGAAGTGA
- a CDS encoding GntR family transcriptional regulator has product MIIIDAASPVPPFEQLRAQLARQIQDRTLAVGARLPTIRHLAADLGLAVNTVGRAYRELEEAGLIETRGRAGSFVSAAGEEGRERVRRAAADYAAVVAGVGIDAGEAIRIVQAALTSRGAAPTPS; this is encoded by the coding sequence ATGATCATAATCGACGCGGCCTCGCCGGTACCGCCCTTCGAGCAGCTACGGGCCCAGCTCGCCCGGCAGATCCAGGACCGCACGCTGGCCGTGGGCGCCCGGCTGCCGACCATCCGCCACCTCGCGGCCGACCTCGGCCTGGCCGTCAACACGGTCGGCCGGGCCTACCGGGAGCTGGAGGAGGCGGGGTTGATCGAGACACGCGGACGGGCGGGCTCGTTCGTTTCGGCCGCCGGCGAGGAGGGCCGGGAGCGGGTCCGCAGGGCCGCCGCCGACTACGCGGCCGTAGTGGCCGGCGTCGGCATCGACGCGGGAGAGGCGATCCGCATCGTGCAGGCGGCCCTGACATCCCGCGGCGCAGCACCGACCCCGTCATGA
- a CDS encoding DUF397 domain-containing protein: MDAFAIKWRKSSRSSGQGGNCVEVALSNPIAARGGSGGPRRLVRDSKRPDDIVLAFCPAGWYDFLRAIKDGSLGS; encoded by the coding sequence ATGGACGCTTTCGCGATCAAGTGGCGGAAGAGCAGTCGGAGCAGTGGCCAGGGAGGCAACTGCGTAGAGGTGGCCTTATCGAATCCGATCGCCGCCCGTGGTGGATCCGGCGGCCCACGTCGCTTGGTGCGGGATTCCAAGCGTCCAGATGACATCGTGCTGGCATTCTGCCCCGCAGGGTGGTACGACTTTCTCCGGGCCATCAAGGACGGGTCCTTAGGGTCCTGA
- a CDS encoding MerR family transcriptional regulator → MEEHWTVGHVAELAGVSVRTLHHYDEIRLVRPSARTAAGYRAYSAGDVERLREVLAYRRLGFGLREVAELVGDPSTDAVAHLRRLRGLLLERRDHADAMVAAIDRELEARAKGLKVTPKEQLEMLGARLYDAIGSAYTATRRTEPRIAARIWDALGDARTVLNVGAGTGSYEPADRDVTAVEPSAVMRGQRPAGAAPCVAAAAESLPFEDRSFDVAMAVSTVHHWGDPIAGLREMRRVAHRVVVLTFDTDEPGWQDRFWLTRDYLPEFAAVLAEFPSLTGMVDAIGARAEPVPIPWDCADGLFEAYWRRPEAYLEDDVRRAMSVWTRVGPEAEQRAVRSLGDDLDSGRWAERNSDLAALDAADLGLRLLIA, encoded by the coding sequence ATGGAGGAGCACTGGACCGTGGGACACGTAGCCGAGCTGGCCGGCGTGAGCGTCCGCACGCTGCATCACTATGACGAGATCAGGCTCGTCCGGCCGTCGGCGCGGACCGCGGCCGGGTACCGGGCCTATTCGGCGGGCGACGTGGAGCGGCTGCGGGAGGTCCTGGCCTATCGGCGGTTGGGCTTCGGGTTGCGGGAGGTCGCGGAACTGGTCGGCGACCCGTCCACCGACGCGGTCGCGCACCTGCGCCGACTGCGCGGCCTGCTGCTGGAGCGGCGTGATCACGCTGACGCCATGGTGGCGGCCATCGACAGGGAACTTGAGGCACGGGCGAAGGGACTGAAGGTGACGCCGAAGGAGCAACTAGAGATGCTCGGTGCACGGCTGTACGACGCGATCGGCAGCGCTTACACCGCGACACGGCGTACCGAGCCGCGGATCGCCGCGCGGATCTGGGACGCGCTCGGCGACGCGCGGACGGTGCTGAACGTCGGGGCCGGCACCGGCTCCTACGAGCCTGCTGATCGCGACGTGACCGCGGTGGAGCCATCGGCGGTCATGCGGGGGCAGCGGCCTGCCGGCGCGGCGCCGTGCGTGGCCGCCGCCGCGGAGAGCCTGCCGTTCGAGGACCGGTCCTTCGACGTCGCGATGGCCGTCTCCACCGTTCATCACTGGGGGGACCCGATAGCAGGGCTGCGCGAGATGCGGCGCGTGGCCCACCGCGTGGTGGTGCTCACGTTCGACACCGACGAGCCCGGATGGCAGGACCGGTTCTGGCTTACCCGCGACTATTTGCCCGAGTTCGCGGCCGTCCTCGCGGAATTTCCCTCGCTTACCGGGATGGTCGACGCGATCGGCGCCCGCGCTGAGCCGGTGCCCATCCCGTGGGACTGCGCTGATGGCCTGTTCGAGGCGTACTGGCGCCGACCGGAGGCGTATCTGGAGGATGACGTGCGCCGTGCGATGTCGGTGTGGACGAGGGTCGGGCCGGAGGCCGAGCAGCGGGCGGTGCGAAGCCTCGGCGACGACCTCGACTCCGGCCGGTGGGCCGAGCGCAACAGCGACCTCGCCGCCCTCGACGCGGCAGATCTCGGCCTCCGCCTGCTCATCGCTTGA
- a CDS encoding succinate dehydrogenase/fumarate reductase iron-sulfur subunit translates to MNLTLKVWRQNGPGDSGRMVTYQVTDVSPDMSFLEMLDVLNERLILEGDDPVAFDHDCREGICGMCGMVINGVAHGEQRATTTCQLHMRHFEDGATVTIEPWRAAPFPVIKDLVVDRGSFDRIIQAGGFVSVPAGSAPDAHSVPVKKENADAAFDAATCIGCGACVAACPNGSASLFTGAKITHLGLLPQGQPERDSRALAMVEQMDLEGFGGCTNTGECTAVCPKGISLDVITQMNRDYLKAAK, encoded by the coding sequence GTGAACCTGACCCTCAAAGTCTGGCGGCAGAACGGCCCCGGCGACTCGGGGCGCATGGTGACCTACCAGGTCACGGACGTGTCCCCGGACATGTCCTTCCTGGAGATGCTCGACGTCCTCAACGAGCGGCTCATCCTCGAAGGGGACGACCCGGTCGCCTTCGACCACGACTGCCGCGAGGGCATCTGCGGCATGTGCGGCATGGTCATCAACGGCGTCGCGCACGGCGAGCAGCGGGCCACCACGACCTGCCAGCTCCACATGCGCCACTTCGAGGACGGCGCCACCGTCACCATCGAGCCGTGGCGCGCCGCGCCGTTCCCCGTCATCAAGGACCTGGTCGTCGACCGCGGCTCCTTCGACCGCATCATCCAGGCCGGCGGCTTCGTCTCCGTCCCCGCCGGCTCGGCCCCCGACGCCCACAGCGTCCCGGTCAAGAAGGAGAACGCCGACGCCGCCTTCGACGCCGCCACCTGCATCGGCTGCGGCGCCTGCGTCGCCGCCTGCCCCAACGGCTCGGCCTCCCTCTTCACCGGCGCCAAGATCACCCACCTGGGCCTGCTACCTCAGGGCCAGCCCGAACGCGACTCCCGCGCCCTCGCCATGGTCGAACAGATGGACCTGGAGGGCTTCGGCGGCTGCACCAACACCGGCGAATGCACCGCCGTCTGCCCCAAGGGCATCTCCCTCGACGTAATAACCCAAATGAACCGCGACTACCTAAAGGCCGCCAAGTAA
- a CDS encoding fumarate reductase/succinate dehydrogenase flavoprotein subunit yields the protein MNYTTGEPIRDTKAPAGPIEDRWDTRRFSAKLVNPANKRKLTVIVVGTGLAGGSAAATLGELGYKVKSFCYQDSPRRAHSIAAQGGINAAKNYRGDGDSIHRLFYDTVKGGDFRARESNVYRLAQVSVNIIDQAVAQGVPFAREYGGLLDTRSFGGAQVSRTFYARGQTGQQLLLGAYQALERQIAAGTVEMHTRHEMLDLVVSGGRARGVIVRDLVTGEIETHLADAVVLATGGYGNVFFLSTNAKGCNTTAIWRAHRRGAYFGNPCYTQIHPTCIPVSGDYQSKLTLMSESLRNDGRVWVPVEAGDSRAPGDIPESDRDYYLERIYPAFGNLVPRDIASRAAKNVCDEGRGVGPGGLGVYLDFADAIARLGKDAVEKKYGNLFEMYERITGEDPYTRPMRIYPAVHYTMGGLWVDYDLQSTIPGLFVIGEANFSDHGANRLGASALMQGLADGYFVLPTTIGDYLAGGPFGEVEKADVDEALGQVTGKIGRLLSVGGTRTADSYHRELGKLMWDHCGMERTEEGLRKALDRIPELREEFWKNVKVPGDEEGLNQALERAGRVADFFDLAELMCLDALHRTESCGGHFRAESQTEDGEALRDDDGFAYVAAWEYGRDGTPVLHKEELDYEYVKMTQRSYK from the coding sequence GTGAACTACACGACCGGGGAGCCGATCCGCGACACCAAGGCCCCCGCCGGGCCCATCGAGGACCGCTGGGACACCCGCCGCTTCTCCGCCAAGCTCGTCAACCCCGCCAACAAGCGCAAGCTCACCGTGATCGTCGTGGGCACCGGGCTCGCCGGCGGCTCCGCCGCGGCGACCCTCGGCGAGCTGGGCTACAAGGTCAAGTCGTTCTGCTACCAGGACTCCCCCCGGCGCGCGCACTCCATCGCCGCGCAGGGCGGCATCAACGCGGCCAAGAACTATCGGGGCGACGGCGACTCGATCCACCGCCTGTTCTACGACACCGTCAAGGGCGGCGACTTCCGCGCCCGCGAGTCCAACGTCTACCGGCTCGCCCAGGTCAGCGTGAACATCATCGACCAGGCCGTGGCCCAGGGCGTGCCGTTCGCCCGCGAGTACGGCGGCCTGCTCGACACCCGCTCCTTCGGCGGCGCGCAGGTCTCCCGGACCTTCTACGCCCGCGGGCAGACGGGCCAGCAGCTCCTGCTCGGCGCCTACCAGGCCCTGGAGCGCCAGATCGCGGCCGGGACCGTCGAGATGCACACCCGGCACGAGATGCTCGACCTGGTGGTCAGCGGCGGGCGGGCGCGCGGCGTCATCGTCCGCGACCTGGTCACCGGCGAGATCGAGACCCACCTCGCGGACGCGGTCGTGCTGGCCACCGGCGGGTACGGCAACGTGTTCTTCCTGTCCACCAACGCCAAGGGGTGCAACACCACGGCGATCTGGCGGGCGCACCGGCGCGGCGCGTACTTCGGGAACCCTTGCTACACGCAGATCCACCCGACGTGCATCCCGGTCAGCGGCGACTACCAGTCGAAGCTGACGCTGATGTCGGAGTCGCTGCGCAACGACGGGCGGGTCTGGGTGCCGGTCGAGGCCGGGGACTCCCGTGCGCCCGGCGACATCCCGGAATCCGACCGCGACTACTACCTTGAGCGGATTTATCCGGCCTTCGGGAACCTTGTCCCCCGGGACATCGCGTCCCGGGCCGCCAAGAACGTCTGCGACGAGGGCCGCGGCGTCGGCCCCGGCGGGCTCGGCGTGTACCTAGACTTCGCCGACGCCATCGCCCGCCTCGGCAAGGACGCCGTCGAGAAGAAGTACGGCAACCTCTTCGAGATGTACGAGCGCATCACCGGCGAGGACCCCTACACCCGGCCCATGCGCATCTACCCCGCCGTCCACTACACCATGGGCGGGCTGTGGGTGGACTACGACCTGCAGTCCACCATCCCCGGCCTGTTCGTCATCGGCGAGGCCAACTTCTCCGACCACGGCGCCAACCGCCTCGGCGCCTCCGCCCTCATGCAGGGCCTCGCGGACGGCTACTTCGTCCTGCCCACCACGATCGGCGACTACCTCGCCGGCGGACCCTTCGGCGAGGTCGAGAAGGCCGACGTCGACGAGGCCCTCGGCCAGGTCACCGGCAAGATCGGCCGCCTGCTGTCCGTCGGCGGCACCCGCACGGCCGACTCCTACCACCGCGAGCTCGGCAAGCTCATGTGGGACCACTGCGGCATGGAACGCACCGAGGAGGGCCTGCGCAAGGCCCTCGACCGCATCCCCGAGCTACGCGAGGAGTTCTGGAAGAACGTCAAGGTCCCCGGCGACGAGGAAGGGCTCAACCAGGCCCTGGAGCGGGCCGGCCGGGTCGCCGACTTCTTCGACCTCGCCGAGCTGATGTGCCTGGACGCCCTGCACCGCACCGAGTCCTGCGGCGGGCACTTCCGCGCCGAGTCCCAGACCGAGGACGGCGAGGCGCTGCGCGACGACGACGGCTTCGCCTACGTCGCCGCCTGGGAGTACGGCCGGGACGGCACGCCCGTCCTGCACAAGGAAGAGCTCGACTACGAGTACGTCAAGATGACCCAGCGGAGCTACAAGTGA
- a CDS encoding helix-turn-helix domain-containing protein: MSDTAQLASDAGSRDPAVGLRAVRALRVLVERLEALQVESARDQGWSWQEIAVLLGVSRQAVHKKYAGGRGLLRREK, translated from the coding sequence ATGAGCGATACGGCACAGCTGGCCTCCGACGCCGGCAGCCGCGACCCCGCCGTCGGCCTCCGCGCCGTACGGGCGCTGCGCGTCCTGGTGGAACGCCTGGAGGCGCTCCAGGTCGAGAGCGCCCGCGACCAGGGCTGGTCGTGGCAGGAGATCGCGGTCCTGCTCGGCGTGAGCAGACAGGCGGTTCACAAGAAGTACGCGGGCGGCCGCGGTCTACTCAGACGGGAGAAATGA
- a CDS encoding Clp protease N-terminal domain-containing protein codes for MFERFQANARQVVVQAQEEARLFDHDHIGTEHLLLALLRQPDSVGGRILTRHGLDHDRARDMITRLLDASAPERLDAQALEAIGIDLDVVREKVEAVFGPGALDRERRPRRGKPWFLGGDHIPFSGRAKKVLELSLREAIALKHNHISDAHILLGLLREADGLAARVLTDTGLAPDSLRAEIRAELA; via the coding sequence ATGTTCGAGCGGTTCCAGGCGAACGCCCGCCAAGTGGTCGTCCAGGCCCAGGAAGAGGCCCGGCTGTTCGACCACGACCACATCGGCACCGAGCACCTGCTCCTGGCCCTGCTGCGGCAGCCCGACTCGGTCGGCGGCAGGATCCTGACGCGGCACGGGCTCGACCACGACCGGGCGCGCGACATGATCACACGGCTCCTGGACGCCTCCGCACCGGAACGGCTGGACGCTCAGGCCCTGGAGGCCATCGGCATCGACCTCGACGTGGTCCGCGAGAAGGTCGAGGCCGTGTTCGGCCCCGGCGCCCTCGACCGGGAGCGCCGCCCCCGCCGCGGCAAGCCCTGGTTCCTCGGCGGCGACCACATCCCCTTCAGCGGCCGGGCCAAGAAGGTGCTGGAACTCTCCCTGCGCGAGGCCATCGCCCTCAAACACAACCACATCAGCGACGCCCACATCCTCCTCGGCCTGCTCCGAGAGGCCGACGGCCTCGCCGCCCGCGTCCTCACCGACACCGGCCTCGCACCCGACTCCCTACGCGCCGAAATCCGCGCCGAACTCGCGTAA
- a CDS encoding ATP-binding protein: MGAAPDGLRTVCWDLPDNLPMIGKARRLVKDVITHWGAGEVVDDVVLVVGELLANAVTHGEPPIRLSLWSTRQDLCVRVTDHGRELPRHLNLAVEALHGRGLAIVAALAHDHGVTRPPDGSGKTVWARWRLSSGDHAATFVVSDMYGPCQCPPRRS, encoded by the coding sequence ATGGGAGCAGCGCCGGACGGTCTGCGTACCGTCTGCTGGGATCTGCCCGACAACCTGCCGATGATCGGGAAGGCTCGCCGTCTGGTAAAGGACGTGATCACCCACTGGGGGGCGGGAGAGGTCGTGGACGACGTGGTTCTCGTCGTGGGAGAACTGCTCGCGAACGCCGTCACCCATGGCGAGCCGCCGATCCGCCTCTCGCTCTGGTCGACCCGCCAGGACTTGTGTGTGCGCGTGACCGACCACGGCCGCGAGTTGCCGCGACACCTCAACCTGGCCGTCGAAGCCCTCCATGGCCGAGGCCTGGCCATCGTCGCCGCCCTCGCCCACGACCATGGCGTCACGCGCCCACCGGACGGCTCCGGTAAGACGGTCTGGGCGCGCTGGCGCCTGTCGTCCGGCGATCACGCCGCCACATTCGTGGTGAGCGACATGTACGGCCCATGCCAATGTCCACCACGGAGATCGTGA
- a CDS encoding succinate dehydrogenase cytochrome b subunit — translation MDVTSTIERGMATAEVRRHPDPPRTPARRGPGLLRTSNGRKAVMAVTGAVLVLFLIGHMLGNLKIFLGAESFNSYAEWLRTVGEPAVPGRTLLTLTEIALVAAVVLHMWSAVSLARRAAKARPVKYAARRKSQAGGYVVHTMRYGGVIILLFVVWHLLDLTFGTVNPKGFHASPYDRVVAGFDPSRWWVTAFYILALVMVGLHLRHGLWSAFQTLGLTRGRARGLLSAVAAAGSAVLILGFVSVPIAVMIGAVK, via the coding sequence ATGGATGTGACATCCACCATCGAACGAGGCATGGCCACCGCCGAGGTCCGCCGCCACCCCGATCCGCCGAGGACGCCGGCGCGGCGCGGGCCGGGCCTGCTGCGCACCTCCAACGGCAGGAAGGCCGTCATGGCGGTCACCGGCGCCGTGCTGGTGCTCTTCCTCATCGGTCACATGCTGGGCAACCTCAAGATCTTCCTCGGCGCGGAGTCGTTCAACTCCTACGCCGAATGGCTGCGCACCGTCGGCGAGCCCGCCGTGCCCGGCCGCACGCTGCTGACCCTCACCGAGATCGCGCTGGTCGCCGCGGTCGTGCTGCACATGTGGTCGGCGGTCTCGCTGGCCCGTCGCGCCGCCAAGGCCCGCCCCGTCAAGTACGCGGCCCGGCGCAAGTCGCAGGCCGGCGGCTACGTCGTCCACACCATGCGCTACGGCGGCGTGATCATCCTGCTGTTCGTCGTCTGGCACCTGCTCGACCTGACCTTCGGGACCGTCAACCCCAAGGGCTTCCACGCCTCCCCGTACGACCGCGTCGTCGCCGGGTTCGACCCCTCCCGGTGGTGGGTGACGGCCTTCTACATCCTGGCCCTCGTGATGGTGGGGCTGCACCTGCGCCACGGCCTGTGGAGCGCCTTCCAGACGCTCGGGCTGACCCGCGGCCGGGCCCGCGGCCTGCTCAGCGCCGTCGCCGCCGCCGGCTCCGCCGTGCTGATCCTCGGGTTCGTGTCCGTTCCCATCGCCGTGATGATCGGAGCTGTGAAGTGA
- a CDS encoding SAM-dependent methyltransferase, whose amino-acid sequence MSANDYERPVPPGVDAGRPTIARVYDALLGGTDNFASDRAVVAALREACPQICDVAIQNRRALGRGIGYLAGTLGVRQFLDLGSGLPTAENTHQVAGRSVSEARVVYVDIDPMVRAHSRSLLSGDGGTAVVEADLRDPESVLNDPALRKVIDFTQPVALVLAGILHHLHDDESPKAIVDAYLSAAPTGSPLFITHFCSSAPDAAALEQAFLGVLGTGRFRTIEEITGYFDGTTLLTPGVVHLPDFHPDTPSGRPLTTTDRLITGGIGLKL is encoded by the coding sequence GTGAGCGCCAACGACTACGAACGGCCTGTGCCGCCGGGTGTCGACGCCGGCCGTCCCACCATCGCCCGCGTGTACGACGCGCTGCTCGGCGGCACCGACAACTTCGCCTCCGACCGGGCCGTCGTCGCGGCGCTGCGCGAGGCGTGCCCACAGATCTGCGACGTCGCGATCCAGAACAGGCGGGCACTCGGGCGCGGGATCGGGTACCTGGCCGGGACGCTCGGCGTCCGGCAGTTCCTCGACCTGGGCTCGGGGCTGCCGACGGCCGAGAACACCCACCAGGTCGCGGGCCGTTCGGTCTCCGAGGCCCGGGTGGTCTACGTGGACATCGACCCGATGGTGCGGGCGCACAGCCGGTCGCTGCTGTCCGGCGACGGCGGCACGGCGGTCGTCGAGGCCGACCTCAGGGACCCGGAGAGCGTGCTCAACGACCCCGCCCTGCGCAAGGTCATCGACTTCACGCAGCCCGTCGCCCTCGTGCTGGCGGGCATCCTGCACCACCTGCACGACGACGAGAGCCCCAAGGCGATCGTGGACGCCTACCTGAGCGCCGCCCCCACCGGCAGCCCGCTTTTCATCACTCACTTCTGCTCCTCGGCCCCCGATGCCGCGGCGCTGGAACAGGCGTTCCTGGGCGTGCTCGGCACCGGAAGGTTCCGCACCATAGAAGAGATCACGGGCTACTTCGACGGCACCACGCTGCTGACCCCCGGCGTCGTCCACCTCCCCGACTTCCACCCCGACACCCCATCCGGCCGCCCCCTGACCACAACCGACCGCCTCATCACGGGCGGCATCGGCCTCAAACTCTGA
- a CDS encoding helix-turn-helix domain-containing protein, which yields MSPRTSPTARRRRLAAELRRLRKEAGLTREQVAEVIGCAPATITRFEIARSGPRVGEVALMLELYGITGAQRDALLKMAKEARRRGWWHPYSGAIPTWFETYVSLEEEAATIRAYESECVPGLLQTAGYMRAVTLAEPVVPGAEEIDRRVAVRMERQARLSGDEAPAIWAVLNEAAVRRQVGGRETMRDQLERLMEVSRLHNVTLQILPFEAGAHPGMDGAFTILGFPESMDPDVVYVEYRAGSLYLEGRTEVDTYNLMFDHLRARALSPDESQALIAKVHQDLR from the coding sequence ATGAGTCCTCGCACCAGTCCCACCGCTCGCCGCAGGCGACTGGCGGCCGAGCTTCGGCGCCTGCGAAAGGAGGCGGGACTGACTCGGGAGCAGGTGGCGGAAGTCATCGGCTGCGCACCGGCCACCATCACGCGCTTCGAGATCGCCCGCTCCGGACCTCGCGTGGGCGAGGTGGCACTCATGCTGGAGTTGTACGGGATCACCGGAGCGCAGCGGGACGCCCTGCTCAAGATGGCCAAGGAAGCGCGCAGACGTGGTTGGTGGCATCCGTACAGCGGCGCGATCCCCACCTGGTTCGAGACGTACGTGAGCTTGGAAGAGGAAGCCGCGACGATTAGGGCGTACGAGTCGGAGTGCGTACCAGGGTTGCTCCAGACAGCCGGGTACATGCGGGCGGTGACCCTTGCGGAACCGGTCGTACCTGGCGCTGAGGAGATCGATCGCCGGGTGGCCGTACGCATGGAGCGTCAGGCCAGACTCAGTGGTGACGAGGCACCTGCGATCTGGGCCGTGCTCAACGAAGCGGCCGTGCGCCGGCAGGTGGGTGGCAGGGAGACGATGCGGGACCAACTGGAGCGACTCATGGAGGTGTCACGGCTTCACAACGTCACGCTCCAAATCCTGCCGTTCGAGGCCGGTGCTCATCCAGGTATGGACGGCGCCTTCACCATTCTCGGCTTCCCCGAGAGCATGGATCCGGACGTCGTATATGTCGAATACCGCGCAGGGAGCCTCTATCTAGAAGGCCGGACAGAGGTTGATACTTACAACCTGATGTTCGATCACCTACGCGCTCGTGCGCTCAGCCCTGACGAATCCCAGGCACTGATCGCGAAGGTTCACCAGGACCTCCGGTGA
- a CDS encoding LysR family transcriptional regulator gives MQLQQLASFVAVAETAHFTHAAERMRLAQPSLSKQIKALEAELGAPLFSRARGNVTLTPAGELLLPLARRILADAETARREVAELAGLGRGRVRLGATPSLCAGLLAEALARFHDDYPGIDLLVEEGGSRDLVRDLARGQLDLALIILPLQSSDPSLVTEEILRENLVVASPAGTRPRRPYVRIEELRGRPMVMFRRGYDLREATLNACRQAGFEPRFAVEGGEMDAVLRFVEAGLGVAVVPSMVLDGRPGLAGTPLAPPGLRRAVALAHRKDVEPIRAALAFRATLLSYLSEAAEEGSLPQGVELSTPPAEL, from the coding sequence GTGCAGCTACAGCAACTGGCCTCGTTCGTGGCTGTGGCGGAGACCGCACACTTCACGCACGCCGCCGAGCGGATGCGGCTCGCCCAGCCGTCCCTGAGCAAGCAGATCAAGGCGCTGGAGGCCGAGCTGGGCGCGCCGCTGTTCAGCCGCGCCCGCGGCAACGTGACGCTCACCCCCGCCGGCGAGCTGCTGCTCCCCCTGGCGCGGCGCATTCTGGCGGACGCCGAGACCGCGCGCCGCGAGGTGGCGGAGCTGGCCGGGCTGGGCCGGGGCCGGGTGCGGCTCGGCGCGACGCCGTCGCTGTGCGCGGGGCTGCTGGCCGAGGCGCTGGCCCGCTTCCACGACGACTATCCGGGCATCGACCTGCTGGTGGAGGAGGGCGGCTCGCGCGACCTGGTCCGCGACCTGGCGCGCGGCCAGCTCGACCTGGCACTGATCATCCTGCCCCTGCAGAGCAGCGACCCTTCGCTGGTGACCGAGGAGATCCTGCGCGAGAACCTGGTGGTCGCCTCACCCGCCGGAACACGTCCGCGCCGGCCGTACGTGCGGATCGAGGAGCTGCGCGGCCGGCCGATGGTGATGTTCCGCCGGGGGTACGACCTGCGCGAGGCGACGCTGAACGCCTGCCGCCAGGCCGGTTTCGAGCCGCGCTTCGCCGTCGAGGGCGGCGAGATGGACGCGGTGCTGCGCTTCGTCGAGGCCGGGCTCGGGGTCGCGGTGGTGCCGTCGATGGTGCTGGACGGGCGGCCCGGCCTGGCGGGCACCCCGCTGGCCCCGCCGGGCCTTCGCCGCGCGGTCGCGCTCGCCCATCGCAAGGATGTCGAGCCCATCCGTGCGGCCCTGGCGTTCCGCGCTACGCTGCTCTCCTATCTGTCCGAGGCAGCCGAGGAGGGGTCTCTGCCGCAGGGTGTCGAGCTGAGCACTCCTCCCGCAGAGCTGTGA